One window from the genome of Candidatus Methanoperedens sp. encodes:
- a CDS encoding cytidylate kinase (catalyzes the formation of (d)CDP from ATP and (d)CMP), whose product MIITISGPPGSGKSTLSKIISVKLGLELVSMGDIFRKCAHDRCMSLDEFGQIARCNEKIDHEIDAMQKKIANEKDNIVIEGRLSGFLVDADLKIWLKAPLEVRAERIAKRECKSVAKAMEETFEREECERERYLKYYDLDIKDLSVYDIVIDSSKWSAQEISEIIEKAAGFPI is encoded by the coding sequence TTGATAATCACAATCAGCGGCCCTCCTGGAAGCGGTAAGAGCACTCTCTCAAAGATAATTTCAGTTAAGCTCGGGCTGGAACTGGTGTCCATGGGAGATATATTCCGCAAATGTGCACACGATCGCTGTATGTCACTTGATGAGTTCGGGCAAATCGCCAGATGCAATGAAAAAATTGATCATGAGATCGATGCGATGCAAAAAAAGATCGCAAATGAGAAAGACAATATCGTGATAGAAGGAAGGCTTTCCGGTTTTCTTGTAGATGCTGATCTTAAGATATGGCTAAAAGCGCCTCTTGAAGTCCGGGCAGAGCGTATTGCTAAGAGAGAATGTAAATCGGTAGCAAAAGCAATGGAAGAAACTTTTGAAAGGGAGGAGTGCGAAAGGGAGCGTTATTTGAAATATTATGACCTGGATATTAAAGACCTGTCAGTTTATGATATAGTAATAGATTCAAGTAAGTGGAGCGCACAAGAGATAAGTGAAATTATAGAAAAAGCAGCTGGTTTCCCGATATGA
- a CDS encoding DUF106 domain-containing protein: protein MIKKTLNKLAIVMGIFLMFGIIIFPEMRDVIGKLMDILLKPLLGWLPIHMIIFVLAAFTGLYASLIQKYTMDWGLMKRVQEKSKIIQKEMREAQLSNNTQKIKKLEGQYAEMMGDQMEMFKQQFKPMLYISIISIPLFYWVYLLISQNPDATMIFPFWGEQKLDATAFWVFQYWLFWYFMCSIPVSQMTRKALNIGGMPLDTKV from the coding sequence ATGATAAAAAAGACACTAAATAAGCTTGCAATAGTTATGGGTATTTTTTTAATGTTTGGTATTATTATATTTCCCGAAATGAGGGATGTAATAGGCAAACTTATGGATATACTTTTGAAGCCATTATTGGGCTGGCTTCCGATCCATATGATAATTTTCGTGCTGGCGGCTTTTACCGGTCTTTATGCATCCCTAATCCAGAAATATACAATGGACTGGGGATTAATGAAACGTGTCCAGGAGAAATCGAAAATAATCCAGAAGGAAATGCGTGAGGCCCAATTGTCAAATAATACCCAGAAGATAAAAAAATTAGAAGGGCAATATGCTGAAATGATGGGCGACCAGATGGAAATGTTCAAGCAGCAGTTCAAGCCCATGCTTTATATAAGTATTATCTCAATCCCGCTTTTCTACTGGGTGTATCTTCTCATCAGCCAGAACCCTGATGCTACCATGATATTTCCTTTCTGGGGAGAACAGAAATTAGATGCAACTGCTTTCTGGGTATTCCAGTACTGGCTATTCTGGTATTTCATGTGTTCAATACCTGTCAGCCAGATGACCAGGAAGGCATTGAATATAGGTGGAATGCCACTGGATACAAAGGTGTAG
- a CDS encoding radical SAM protein codes for MPEKSHLNKKINFFITSDTFPSISVTGNSCSLMCQHCKGKLLQRLIPATTNEELEKKALMLHRSGAKGILLTGGCDERGRVPIKNLISTIKKLKETTDLILIAHTGFISREEAGALKDSGLDGIGFDVMGDMTSVLDIYGLHISEKEYMDSLHAISDSGLLIFPHVCVGIHFGKLNGEYRAIEMISSIAPTTVIITGLMPVAGTPMQHIKPDPSDFEKIIRRAIVMFPDIPVILGCAHSSGKDRADIEKIALLCGVSGIAAPTFGTIRFAKENGYEINYYGTCCGLIPDDNTKINYFPNLKTAW; via the coding sequence ATGCCTGAAAAAAGTCATTTAAATAAGAAAATCAATTTCTTCATCACTTCGGACACTTTCCCTTCTATATCCGTCACAGGAAATTCATGTTCCCTTATGTGCCAGCATTGTAAGGGTAAATTATTACAGCGCCTGATCCCTGCAACCACAAATGAGGAGCTTGAAAAGAAAGCCCTTATGCTCCACAGGTCAGGCGCAAAAGGAATACTGCTGACAGGAGGCTGTGATGAGCGGGGGCGTGTGCCAATTAAAAATTTAATATCGACAATAAAAAAACTAAAGGAAACAACTGATCTTATTCTTATCGCGCATACAGGTTTCATATCTAGGGAAGAAGCAGGGGCATTAAAAGACTCCGGCCTTGATGGCATCGGATTTGATGTAATGGGCGATATGACTTCAGTGCTGGATATTTACGGCCTTCATATTTCCGAAAAAGAATATATGGACAGCCTCCATGCCATTTCGGATTCAGGACTGCTCATTTTTCCCCATGTTTGCGTGGGCATCCATTTCGGGAAATTGAACGGGGAATACCGCGCCATTGAAATGATCAGCTCGATAGCGCCCACAACGGTAATCATAACCGGACTGATGCCGGTTGCAGGGACGCCAATGCAGCATATTAAGCCGGATCCATCAGATTTTGAAAAAATCATAAGAAGAGCGATCGTTATGTTCCCTGATATTCCTGTCATATTAGGATGCGCCCATTCAAGCGGAAAAGACAGGGCTGATATTGAAAAGATCGCACTTCTTTGCGGTGTGTCGGGAATTGCGGCGCCGACTTTTGGGACGATCAGGTTTGCAAAGGAAAATGGGTATGAGATAAATTATTATGGCACCTGCTGTGGTCTTATTCCTGATGATAATACGAAGATAAACTATTTCCCCAATCTCAAGACAGCCTGGTAA
- a CDS encoding HEPN domain-containing protein — protein MIALDDYNDALSDFNEGRYPSSVYHAQQCAEKALKALLSFFGVVHEKTHFPSDILGEDILSDPEITSRFQLTKEHIQLMLKMTELASIIEGQRSMPRYGWETKDRIIRPSEIYNEEKADEIIRYTVEIMSLLCQFFETLQTKQMDKLAREIKKCLNK, from the coding sequence ATGATAGCTTTAGATGATTATAACGATGCGCTTTCGGATTTCAACGAAGGGAGGTATCCAAGCAGTGTTTACCATGCACAGCAATGTGCAGAGAAGGCATTAAAAGCACTGTTATCTTTTTTTGGCGTTGTTCATGAAAAAACTCATTTTCCTTCAGATATCCTTGGAGAAGATATTCTTAGCGATCCCGAAATCACCTCAAGGTTCCAATTGACAAAAGAACATATTCAGTTGATGTTGAAAATGACTGAATTAGCTTCTATCATAGAAGGTCAAAGAAGCATGCCAAGATATGGCTGGGAAACAAAAGACAGGATTATTAGACCGTCTGAGATTTATAATGAAGAAAAAGCGGATGAAATTATCCGATATACCGTCGAAATAATGAGTTTATTATGTCAATTCTTTGAAACATTACAAACAAAACAAATGGACAAATTAGCCAGGGAAATAAAGAAATGTTTGAACAAATAA
- a CDS encoding RNA-guided pseudouridylation complex pseudouridine synthase subunit Cbf5 — protein MILPSEVKRETLIKSEDTTDDKYGKKPQDRPIEEYIRKGAINLDKPAGPTSHEVTSWVKKILCLNKAGHSGTLDPNVTGLLPVMLEDATKAVDGLLTAGKEYVCLMKLHTVMPENVIRKVMSEFTGNIYQKPSIKSAVRRETRIRTIYYNELLEVEENNVLFRVGCEAGTYIRKLCHDMGMAMGTGAHMQELRRTKSGPFREDETLITLQDLQDAYVEWKENGNESVLRKVILPMEFGVSHLPKVVIRDNAVDAVCHGAGLAAPGVLSVETGIEKGDIVAVFTLKGEVVSLGKAQMKTIDILKAATGIVVSTDRVLLEAGTYPKGWKAKP, from the coding sequence ATGATACTGCCATCTGAAGTAAAAAGAGAGACACTGATAAAATCCGAGGATACGACTGACGATAAATATGGTAAGAAACCGCAGGATCGCCCGATTGAAGAATATATTAGAAAAGGGGCTATCAATCTTGACAAGCCGGCCGGGCCAACAAGTCATGAAGTAACCTCATGGGTAAAAAAAATCCTTTGTTTGAACAAAGCAGGACATAGCGGCACTCTTGACCCCAATGTGACCGGGCTTCTTCCTGTCATGCTTGAGGATGCGACAAAGGCAGTTGATGGTCTTCTTACGGCAGGGAAAGAGTATGTTTGCCTGATGAAGCTGCATACGGTAATGCCGGAAAATGTTATACGGAAAGTTATGTCTGAGTTTACAGGTAATATTTACCAGAAACCTTCAATTAAATCTGCGGTAAGGAGAGAAACAAGGATCAGGACCATTTATTATAATGAACTTCTTGAAGTAGAGGAGAATAATGTACTTTTCAGGGTAGGCTGTGAGGCAGGAACCTACATTCGTAAATTATGCCACGACATGGGGATGGCAATGGGAACAGGCGCGCACATGCAGGAATTGAGGCGCACAAAATCAGGTCCTTTCCGGGAGGATGAAACGCTGATCACTCTACAGGATCTGCAGGATGCTTATGTTGAATGGAAGGAAAACGGGAATGAAAGTGTATTGCGAAAAGTCATCCTCCCCATGGAATTCGGGGTTTCGCATCTTCCAAAGGTAGTTATACGCGATAATGCTGTGGATGCAGTATGTCATGGCGCAGGGCTTGCCGCGCCTGGCGTGCTTTCGGTTGAGACCGGGATTGAAAAAGGCGACATAGTTGCTGTTTTTACGTTAAAGGGCGAAGTAGTGTCCCTGGGTAAAGCGCAGATGAAGACAATAGATATTTTGAAAGCTGCTACCGGGATCGTTGTAAGTACTGACAGGGTTCTTCTGGAGGCAGGCACATATCCAAAAGGATGGAAAGCGAAGCCCTAA
- a CDS encoding lactate utilization protein — MNNGEVRALRKAFDSVKERQAFNQSKGFAERTKRLISSRELCVGNEVLLEQAIANLKKNGIKVCLAREKQEALDMILNEVGKEKIIVKSKSNVTKELELTKFLEKNGSTVVETDIGDRILQVLNAKPSHPTGPVTHLSAKQIAKGISQYYDVPVAETPEDIVKIVKADIVSSLDNAKIGITGANAIAAEEGSIIMTHNEGNIHEVMRKQKHIVVTSIDKIYPDIESAINMIRILCYNATGAIIPSFVDIITSVSKTADVEKKFIKGVHNPSEIVLVLVDNRRSDLAKKGFKELLKCIGCGNCLLHCPMYNTIGNEYAIDSYLGGKGLAYYSVYANEPNEKLELCLGCGKCMENCPLELDIPDLIRKLRSTGISSEVYYFLKSHIIWVYYQAVLRLGK; from the coding sequence ATGAATAATGGAGAAGTCAGAGCGCTTCGCAAAGCATTTGATTCGGTTAAAGAGAGGCAGGCTTTTAACCAGTCAAAAGGCTTTGCAGAAAGAACAAAGAGACTTATTTCATCACGGGAACTTTGTGTGGGAAATGAAGTGCTTCTTGAACAGGCTATCGCAAATCTCAAGAAAAACGGAATAAAAGTCTGTCTTGCCAGGGAGAAGCAGGAAGCGCTTGATATGATATTGAATGAGGTAGGGAAGGAAAAAATCATCGTAAAATCAAAATCCAATGTGACCAAGGAACTGGAATTAACAAAATTTCTTGAAAAAAACGGGTCAACTGTTGTGGAAACAGATATCGGGGACAGGATATTACAGGTATTGAATGCAAAACCTTCGCACCCCACAGGTCCTGTGACCCACCTTTCAGCAAAACAAATTGCAAAAGGTATCTCACAATATTATGATGTACCTGTTGCTGAAACACCCGAAGATATCGTGAAGATAGTAAAAGCGGATATCGTTTCAAGCCTTGATAATGCAAAAATCGGGATTACGGGAGCCAATGCCATTGCTGCCGAGGAAGGCTCTATCATCATGACACATAATGAAGGGAATATACATGAGGTCATGAGAAAACAAAAACATATTGTAGTAACCTCGATAGATAAGATATATCCTGATATTGAATCTGCTATAAATATGATACGGATACTGTGTTACAATGCTACAGGCGCAATAATCCCTTCATTTGTTGATATAATAACCAGCGTAAGCAAAACAGCAGATGTGGAAAAAAAATTCATTAAAGGGGTCCATAATCCATCAGAAATAGTTCTTGTTCTGGTCGATAATAGGAGGAGCGACCTTGCAAAGAAGGGATTTAAAGAACTTCTTAAATGCATAGGATGCGGGAATTGTTTGTTGCATTGTCCCATGTACAATACTATCGGGAATGAATACGCAATAGATAGCTACCTCGGAGGGAAGGGATTAGCTTATTATTCGGTATATGCCAATGAACCGAATGAGAAACTGGAGTTATGCCTTGGCTGCGGGAAATGTATGGAAAATTGTCCCCTTGAACTTGATATTCCTGATCTGATCAGGAAGTTAAGGAGCACCGGTATTTCTTCGGAAGTGTATTATTTCTTGAAATCCCATATTATCTGGGTATATTACCAGGCTGTCTTGAGATTGGGGAAATAG
- a CDS encoding adenylate kinase: protein MNIILLGPPGAGKGTQAKKIQEYYSLPHISTGDILRENINNNTGLGIKAKSYMSRGELVPDELLITLIKDRLSKKDCDEGFMLDGYPRTIPQADALQMILTESGKKIDVVLNISVDDNELIKRLSGRRMCKCGASFHILFNSPEKEDTCNACNGKLYQRDDDKPEAIRNRLNVYKKQTQPLINYYNKKKILRTIDGSKEIPQIFEEIKKALEEYDKKDTK, encoded by the coding sequence ATGAATATTATTTTACTTGGGCCTCCCGGAGCAGGAAAGGGTACACAGGCCAAAAAAATACAGGAATACTATTCACTTCCCCATATTTCTACGGGGGATATCCTGCGTGAAAACATTAATAATAATACAGGTCTCGGAATAAAGGCAAAATCTTATATGTCAAGGGGAGAGCTTGTCCCGGATGAACTTTTGATAACACTTATCAAGGACAGGTTGTCAAAAAAAGATTGCGATGAAGGATTTATGTTAGATGGCTATCCCAGGACGATCCCGCAGGCTGATGCTTTGCAGATGATATTGACAGAATCGGGTAAGAAGATTGATGTAGTCCTTAATATCTCGGTGGATGACAACGAACTCATAAAGCGCCTGTCCGGACGGAGAATGTGCAAATGCGGGGCAAGTTTCCATATTTTATTCAACAGTCCTGAAAAAGAAGATACATGCAATGCATGCAATGGGAAATTATACCAGCGCGACGATGATAAACCCGAAGCCATAAGAAACAGGTTAAATGTATATAAAAAACAAACGCAGCCATTAATAAATTATTACAATAAGAAAAAAATACTCCGGACAATTGATGGAAGCAAAGAAATCCCGCAGATTTTTGAAGAAATAAAAAAAGCATTGGAGGAATATGATAAAAAAGACACTAAATAA
- a CDS encoding nucleotidyltransferase domain-containing protein, which yields MFEQIIEQYIKQISEKFDIKGIILYGSVARGTAKKTSDIDLIVIVSGLPDIKDRFDFIKIKKPSKLEAVWMTPEELTGMVDAKTGFVVDALLEGKFLKDDGTVTDAKNRLEKSLQRLHAVKLTHGWFIPRDNLNEVINFY from the coding sequence ATGTTTGAACAAATAATCGAGCAATATATAAAGCAGATATCAGAGAAATTCGACATAAAAGGTATTATCTTATATGGGTCAGTCGCAAGAGGTACCGCAAAGAAAACAAGCGATATTGATCTAATAGTTATCGTCTCAGGATTGCCTGACATTAAAGATAGGTTCGATTTTATCAAAATCAAGAAGCCTTCTAAATTAGAAGCCGTCTGGATGACGCCGGAAGAGCTGACAGGAATGGTTGACGCCAAAACCGGCTTTGTTGTAGATGCGTTGCTTGAGGGGAAGTTTTTAAAAGATGATGGGACGGTTACGGATGCGAAGAATAGACTGGAAAAATCACTCCAGAGACTTCATGCTGTAAAACTAACTCATGGCTGGTTCATACCGCGAGACAATCTGAACGAAGTGATAAATTTTTATTAA